In Bermanella sp. WJH001, the genomic stretch TATACTTCCCCCGTGTTTCTCAATTATCCCATGGGAGATCGACAAGCCTAAACCCGTTCCCTCATTAACCCCTTTAGTTGTAAAAAATGGGTCAAATATTTTATCAATCACACTTTGAGGCATGCCTTTAGCCGTATCACGAATTGTCATCCTTACCATCCCAGATCGCTTAGATGTTGTGATAAAAATGTCACCATCCGACTCCATTGCTTGAGCAGCATTAACCAGCATATTCATAATAACTTGACCAATTTGGCCCTCATGGCCATTTATAACTGGATTATTTTCATCAAGCTCTTTGTGTAGAGTGACTTTATATTTTAATTCATTCCAAACCACCTTAATGGTGTTTTCTATACATTGATTGATTGAAAACGACTCAGTGGTATCTTCATCGCCCCTTGCGAAAGACTTCAAGTTTAATACGATTTCTTTTACTCGTTTTAAACCATCATCACAATCGCTCATAATATTTTTAATATCAGAAAACAAAAAACCGATATCTTCATTATCATCGATTTCTATCATTTTTTTTGCCTCATCCACTGATGAGTTTAAAGCTAATTCTTTTCCCAGTGCGCAGTATTCCGAAATAACACCAAAGTACTCTCTTAGAGTGCCGAAATTACTCACCACAAAGCCTATAGGGTTATTAATTTCATGAGCCACACCCGCTGCCAACTGACCTAATGAAGCCATTTTTTCAGATTGAACAAGTTGAGCTTGTGCCTGCTTTATTTTGTCGTGATTAGATTTTATTTCTTGGTAACTTTTTTCAAGTTTCTTTTGATTGGCGTTACGTTCTAACATACCACCCACCTGATAACCTGCCACCTGACACTGGTCAAGTGTTTCAGGTTTAAAATCTATATTATCTGGTAGGTATATCTCACAAACAGTGCTAACTTTTCCAAAACATTTAATAGGCAACAAAATAACTCTATCTACTGAATTACTTTCACAAAACGTTGTCAATTCTTTATCGTTAATATCTTTAATTTGAATGGTTGAACGATCATGTTTTTGGTAAATATCAGAATATACCTCTAGTGGTAAAGAAGGTAATTTATCTTCCGTACCAATTACTTCCAAGACAGTTATCTTTCCATTTTTCACATAACTATATCGACTAAACTTAGCATTTAAATACTTCATGCTTTCTGACGTATAATCTCGAATACTTTCAGATAAACCTTGCTCTACCTGAGTCAGCCTAGCTACTGCAAGTAGATAATCCGATTCTTTTTTCTGTGCCATGAGATCATTAAATTGATACTGCATCATATCGACACTAGATTGCACTTCGCGGGTTTTTTCATCCAGCAGCTTTTCAGCTGCTAAGCGCGCTAGCTTTTCCCGTTCATATGCAATTTTATAAGTATCAGACATAATATTATCCACCCTAAATCATGAAAAGATCACTTTCCATTTACAGCTTTGTGCCCCATCGTGCATGCATTCAAAATGAGTCATCTGCACAGATTGACCATAGTGCTCAGCTGCACCTTCTAGCAGTCCTTCAGCAACAAAACATAGTTTCCTCTTACTTGAATAGCTCAGCTCACCTTCATTTTCATTAACAGGTGTATAAACAAAAAATGGCGTATATGCATCGGGGTGAATTCGCTTTACATCTGTATGTACTACCGTTTCTAGATTCTCAAGCAATGCTTGAGCATTGGGATAACTGGCTAGTTCAATGGGCCCTCGATTTAGTAGAAATCCAAATAAGTATTTGCCAAAAAGTTTTAGGCCATCCACTAAAGGAATATCCAGCTTTTCACACAAGTTTGTTGCCAGGCTCACAATCTCAGCATCTTCATAATTCACACCGGATGTATAAACACCGCCACTTTTAAGATCACTGGACTCTAGTACTGAATTCCAAACCTCCATATCTGCTATTCCAAGAACAAACTCTTCTAACGCATTAATATTATACCTTGCATGAAATTCTCCTCCGCTTACTGAGCTTCACATTCAAAAATCATTTTTTTTAAACTGTCATTCTCGAAAGGCTTTTCCAAAATATAATTTGCCCCTAGTGACAACGCTTTTTCTAATTCATTGATATGCTGAGCACTAATAACAATGATTTTTAAACTGCCCATTTTGTATTTTTCTCGTGTTAACGAGAGTACTTTAAAACCATCCATATAGGGCATCTTTAAATCCAACGTCATAATTTCGGGTTTGAATTCTGCCAATAGCATTCCTGCTTCGAAGCCATCATGGGCCTCTCTCACTTCCCAGCCTAAGCGTTTAAATACCCTAGCAATTGCGCTGGCCATTGCGATGTCATCATCCACCACAAGTACTTTACTTTTTGACACAAGCCATTCTTTTGGCACAGGTATATCGTTTTTCTTCATGAATTCGAGCAAAGCACTATGCTGAACCCTATGATCGCCGCGCCCGGGCAATTTATATCCCTCAAGCTCACCGCGCTCAATCCATCGAATAACGGTGCGAAAATTAACGCCTGTAAACTTTGCTACCTCTCCAGATGTATACGTAGGCTCCATATCACACCTCTGCAGCTTGTTTTATGATCAATTTAGGCTAGTTTTTGTATAATTAATAGTCAGATATTATACTTTTTTAATCTTAGACAGCTTAGACAGGTTAAATTATAGTCGCGCTTAACCTGGGAGGTGCTTATGGATGGTGTGAGTAAGATTCTATTTGTAGATGATGAACCGCAGATGCTAACGGCTTTGCAGCGTGTATTTAGAGGCAAGCAGTTCGATGTAAAGACCGCAAACTCAGGGGCAGATGCCTTAGCTCTTCTGCGAGAAGAGCCTTTTGACATTATTATCTCTGATATGCGCATGCCAGAAATGGATGGCGCGACCTTCCTTGCAAGCTCTATAGAACTGTCACCTCTTAGCCGTAGAATCCTTCTCACAGGTTATAGCGATCAAGAGAGTACAATCCGTGCGATCAACGACGGGCAAGTTCATCAATACATGAGTAAGCCATGGGATAATGCGACATTACGAGAAACGGTTGAAGCAGAAATATCCGAAAAACTAAGAATAGAAGCAGAAACCCCCAACCAAGAAGAACACTTAGCGCTGCAAGAACAAGTTGCTAATGTGAGTAAAGAACTGGCCAGCGCCTCATCGTTTGTTGATATGGCTAAAGAAGAATTACTTAGTCAATACAACACGACCATTAAGGTCATTAGTAACTTGATTCACATGCGAGTTCCAACACCCCATGACATGAATAAGAATGTGGTTAGCCATACCGTTGCACTGGCTAAATTGATCAAACTAGATAAAAAAATCATCACTGAAATCCGAAATGCAGCCCGTTTATACCAACTGGGAAAATTAAACTTTCCTGAGTCTTTACTCAATAAACCTCTTCAAAATTTAAGTAAAGCGGAATTAGAACAATACCATCAACACCCCTTACAAGGTGCCGATTTACTCACGCCACTCAATAGTTTGGATTTTGCAGCGAAGTTAATTCGCCACCAAAATGAAAACTATAACGGTAGCGGATTACCAGACAAGCTGACTTCAAATAAAATTCCTTTAGGTTCTCGTATCTTACGTATAGTGATTGATTTTCAACAATTGATTCACGGCTTTTACCTTAAAGATAGTCTTAGTAGTATGGACGCTTTAGATTTCTTAGATAAATCCAGTGGCGTTAAATACGATCCTGAGATTTTAAAACTATATCGTAAACTCATCATTGAGCTAGATAAGAATCAAGCCACCCCACAAGATAAGCTTGTGCATATTGATGAGGTTGAAGTGGGCGCCCAAGTTAATCGTGATCTTTATAGCCACAATGGTATTCTATTAATTGCAAAAGGAATGATTTTAAATGAGGCTTTGATTCAAAAATTAACGCTCATTGAAAAAAGATCCAATAATATTCTTAATATCTTTATCAAAGAGCTAGCGCCTGAAGAGTAAGTCAGTATCATTACGCTTTTAACAAAAGTATTACTGACGTGAAACATTCAACTCTTATGGTGCAAGGCACCACCAGTGATGCGGGTAAAAGTATTTTAGTGGCCGCAATTTGCCGTATTCTAGTTAATCACGGTTATAAGGTAGCGCCTTTTAAACCGCAAAATATGGCACTTAATAGTGCGGTCACGGCTGATGGTGGAGAAATAGGCCGCGCTCAAGCAGTACAAGCAATGGCTTGTAATATTGCACCAACCACAGATATGAACCCCGTTCTTTTAAAACCTAATAGTGACACTGGCGCACAGGTTATTGTTCACGGCAAAGCGGTTGCCAACATGGATGCAACCTACTATCACAATCACAAACCTCAGCTATTAAATGCCGTGCTTGAGTCACACAAGCGATTAAATCAAGAATATCAGTTTGTGATTGTCGAAGGTGCGGGTAGCCCAGCTGAAATAAATTTACGTGATCGCGACATTGCTAATATGGGGTTTGCTGAAGCAGCAGATTGCCCTGTCATTATTGTAGCCGACATTGATAGAGGTGGTGTTTTTGCTCACTTAACAGGTACGCTGGATTGCTTAAGTGAAACTGAAAAAAATCGGGTAATGGGTTTTGTCATCAATCGCTTTCGTGGCGACATTTCATTATTAGAACCAGGTCTTGCATGGCTCGAAGAGAAAACCGGAAAACCAGTACTGGGTGTTGTACCTTATATTGAAAATTTACATATTGAAGCAGAGGATGCCATTCACATTCAACAACAAAACATTCATGAAAACACCCTTAATATTGTCGTCCCCGTTTTACCTAGAATCAGTAACCATACTGATTTTGATGCACTTTCTTTACACCCTAATATTAATCTTGAATTTATTAGAGACATTAAAATATTTAAAGGTTGTGACCTT encodes the following:
- a CDS encoding ATP-binding protein, with product MSDTYKIAYEREKLARLAAEKLLDEKTREVQSSVDMMQYQFNDLMAQKKESDYLLAVARLTQVEQGLSESIRDYTSESMKYLNAKFSRYSYVKNGKITVLEVIGTEDKLPSLPLEVYSDIYQKHDRSTIQIKDINDKELTTFCESNSVDRVILLPIKCFGKVSTVCEIYLPDNIDFKPETLDQCQVAGYQVGGMLERNANQKKLEKSYQEIKSNHDKIKQAQAQLVQSEKMASLGQLAAGVAHEINNPIGFVVSNFGTLREYFGVISEYCALGKELALNSSVDEAKKMIEIDDNEDIGFLFSDIKNIMSDCDDGLKRVKEIVLNLKSFARGDEDTTESFSINQCIENTIKVVWNELKYKVTLHKELDENNPVINGHEGQIGQVIMNMLVNAAQAMESDGDIFITTSKRSGMVRMTIRDTAKGMPQSVIDKIFDPFFTTKGVNEGTGLGLSISHGIIEKHGGSISVESEEGVGTCFTIDLPLQADAN
- a CDS encoding heme NO-binding domain-containing protein; this encodes MNALEEFVLGIADMEVWNSVLESSDLKSGGVYTSGVNYEDAEIVSLATNLCEKLDIPLVDGLKLFGKYLFGFLLNRGPIELASYPNAQALLENLETVVHTDVKRIHPDAYTPFFVYTPVNENEGELSYSSKRKLCFVAEGLLEGAAEHYGQSVQMTHFECMHDGAQSCKWKVIFS
- a CDS encoding response regulator — protein: MEPTYTSGEVAKFTGVNFRTVIRWIERGELEGYKLPGRGDHRVQHSALLEFMKKNDIPVPKEWLVSKSKVLVVDDDIAMASAIARVFKRLGWEVREAHDGFEAGMLLAEFKPEIMTLDLKMPYMDGFKVLSLTREKYKMGSLKIIVISAQHINELEKALSLGANYILEKPFENDSLKKMIFECEAQ
- a CDS encoding HD domain-containing phosphohydrolase; its protein translation is MDGVSKILFVDDEPQMLTALQRVFRGKQFDVKTANSGADALALLREEPFDIIISDMRMPEMDGATFLASSIELSPLSRRILLTGYSDQESTIRAINDGQVHQYMSKPWDNATLRETVEAEISEKLRIEAETPNQEEHLALQEQVANVSKELASASSFVDMAKEELLSQYNTTIKVISNLIHMRVPTPHDMNKNVVSHTVALAKLIKLDKKIITEIRNAARLYQLGKLNFPESLLNKPLQNLSKAELEQYHQHPLQGADLLTPLNSLDFAAKLIRHQNENYNGSGLPDKLTSNKIPLGSRILRIVIDFQQLIHGFYLKDSLSSMDALDFLDKSSGVKYDPEILKLYRKLIIELDKNQATPQDKLVHIDEVEVGAQVNRDLYSHNGILLIAKGMILNEALIQKLTLIEKRSNNILNIFIKELAPEE
- a CDS encoding cobyric acid synthase — its product is MKHSTLMVQGTTSDAGKSILVAAICRILVNHGYKVAPFKPQNMALNSAVTADGGEIGRAQAVQAMACNIAPTTDMNPVLLKPNSDTGAQVIVHGKAVANMDATYYHNHKPQLLNAVLESHKRLNQEYQFVIVEGAGSPAEINLRDRDIANMGFAEAADCPVIIVADIDRGGVFAHLTGTLDCLSETEKNRVMGFVINRFRGDISLLEPGLAWLEEKTGKPVLGVVPYIENLHIEAEDAIHIQQQNIHENTLNIVVPVLPRISNHTDFDALSLHPNINLEFIRDIKIFKGCDLLILPGTKNVRQDFEWLKQNGWLPLINQHLRYGGKLIGICGGFQMLGHAIHDPNGIEGCAGSSQTLGFLDFETTLMPEKSLKNVQGYLKSNHAKVNGYEIHAGISTGDALNDCLIQLEGHEDGLLNDDNNIFGTYIHGIFDESEILNHFLSWAGLNKAEDFDYKAHQLNELNRLANIVEQAIPVEKIISILENVSCD